From Candidatus Bathyarchaeota archaeon:
CCTTAATATATTGGAATCAAACTTTAAATTAGCTTCTAAGAAGGCTGATAGCCTTGATGGAGAAATCTTCACAACAAGAAATTAGAAAATTACCACCTTGCAGAGCAGCATGTCCAGCGCATGTCAATGTTCAAGCCTATGTAGCCCTTATTCAAAGAGGCAAATTCAAAGAGGCCGTTGAAGTCATAAGGCGTGACATGCCCTTTCCAGCAATCTGCGGAAGGGTTTGCTTCAGCCCATGTGAAGATGCTTGTGCACGAGTTAACCTTGACCAAGCAGTAGCCATACGCGCCTTGAAAAGACTTGTAGCTGACATAGAACGCGAACAAGGAAGGGTGATCGCCGAACCAGTTCCCAAAAAATACAGTGAAAAGGTCGCCATAGTCGGCGCTGGTCCAGCGGGTTTAGCCGCAGCCTATGAACTCGCAAAGTTGGGCTATTATGTCACTGTTTTTGAGAGGATGTCTGAGCCTGGTGGCATGATGCGTCACTGCATACCAGACTTTCGCCTCGAAAAATTTGTTGTGGCAAACGAAATTGCTTACATAAAAGATATAGGTGTCGAAATCAAAACTGGAGTGGAATTCGGCAAAGACATAACCATTGAAAGTCTGAAAAGGAACGGGTATAAGGCTATTTTTTTAGCTATTGGGACACAGCTTGGGATGAAGTTAAACGTGCCCGGCGAAGACTTAGAAGGTGTAATAAATGCCGTGGACTTTTTGAGGGCCATTGCCCTCGGAAAGGAAATAGTCGTAGGCGAAAGGGTGGCAGTCATAGGCGGAGGCAACACGGCCATCGACGCTGCAAGAACGGCCAAAAAGCTAGGCGCAAAAGAGGTTATGATTCTTTATAGGCGATCTCGCGAGGAGATGCCGGCGCTTCCTCATGAAGTGGAGTTGGCTGAAAAAGATGGAATAAAATTCTACTTCTTAGTAGCGCCTAAACAGATTATAGGCGAGAATGGAAAGGTTAAGGCTGTTGAATGTTTGAGGATGCGCTTGGGCGAGCCTGACGAAAGTGGAAGGAGACGTCCTATTCCCATAGCCTTCTCGGAACACCGATATGAGGTAGACATGGTCGTCCCAGCACTGGGTCAAATAGTTGAAACATCAGTTTTGCCGCCTGAGCTTTTAAGCAAAGATAAACGTGGTCCACCGTTGCAAGTTGACCCGTTAACATTGGAAACAAATATTCCTGGAGTTTTTGCTGGCGGGGACGTTGCTACAGGCCCAGCAAGCATCATTGAGGCTGTGGGCGCTGGGAAACGCGCAGCCGTTTCCATACATCGTTATCTACGGGGTGAAGACTTGCGAAAAAATAGGGATGAAAAGAAAATCGAGGAGACAACATGGGTTAAAGATTGGCGTCTGCTCGATAAGAAGGAACGCAGATACTACGCCCCAATAGAGAAGCCTCACCTAAGCTTTGAAGAGGCAAAATTGTATCTTGAAAAATTAAAGCGCCAAGCAAGATTTGAGGCGTATCGTTGTCTAGGATGCGGGCCGTGTGCCGAGTGTCTTGCGGGCATGGAGCTTTGTGAGGGTGACAAGGCTGTTGTCGACGAGGGCAAGTGTGTAGGCTGTAACGTTTGTGCCGTTGTTTGTCCAGTAGGAGCTGTCAAAAAGAACGTGAAAGGCGTAGCCCAAGTAAATGAGGAGCTTTGCAAGGGCTGCGGGCTATGCGCGGCGCGCTGCCCAGAAAGAGCTATATCCATGCAGAAGCTTTCCAACGAGCAGATTCTAAGCATGGTTTTAACAGCCTTGGAGAGGTGATGATGAATGAACCCTAACTCCAATCCACCTAAAATTGTTTGTTTCATGTGCAACTGGGCTTTCTGTGAGGAGGAAATGCGAATACCCTACAACGTTAACATCATAAGAGTCATGTGTGTCGGAAGAATAGATCCAGCGCTTGTTCTGGAGACTTTTGCTAATGGAGCTGAAGGCGTAATGCTTGTGGGATGTAAGCCTCCCGACTGCCACTTTGTTGATGGAAACCTTCATGCGAAGCTAGCGGTTAAACTATTGAGTAAGCTTTTGTCTCTGGCTGGGCTGGAACCTGAAAGGTTGAAGCTTCTTCTTGTCTCACCATTGGAGGATAAAGACTTCAGCTATTATGCTAAAGAATTCTCTGAAGAAGTTTGGAAGCTTGGGAGCTCACCACTGAACAAGGAGGAAATTGCAGCCAATCTTACGGCGGCGAAAGAGGCTGCTTCAGCCTTTAGACTGCGCGTTTTACTAGGAAGGGAGGAGGAGCTCACGGATTTTGCCAACGCTTATGGCGAGAAAATATTGAAGGGAGAGTTTGACGCTTTAATGGACGACGTTATCAAGGCGGAGTTCATCCGCTACAAAATTCACTACTTGACGAGAATTAAACCCCGCTCTGTTAAGGAGCTTGCCCAAATCCTCGGATTAAAGCCATCCACTGTTTTGAGGCATATAACAAACATGAGGCGTAAGGGCATGATCGCCCTTGACAGGGTTGAAGGTTACACACCCTTATACAAGGCTTTGGAGGTGCGTTGAAAATGGTGAATGAAAAGGTTGGTGCAGTTCTTGTTGTCGGCGGCGGCGTAGCTGGGATACAAGCTGCTCTGGACTTAGCTGATTCAGGCTTTAAAGTGTACATGGTGGATCAGTCGCCGAGCATTGGTGGCGTTATGGCTCAGCTTGACAAAACTTTTCCGACAAATGATTGTTCCATGTGTATTTTGGCGCCTAAGCTTGTGGCTGCTGGAAGGCACCCTAACATTTCGCTTATTACGAACAGCGAAGTACTTGGCTTAAGAGGTGAAGCTGGAAATTTCGAAGTAAAAATTCGAAAGAGAAGCCGCTACATAAATGAGAATAAATGCAACGGCTGCGGACTATGCGCACAAAAATGTCCGGTTGAAGCCATAGACACCTACAACAAGGGATTAACGGACAGAAGCGCCGTCTATGTTGAATTTCCACAAGCGGTTCCACTACGATATAAGATAGACCGCGAAAAATGCATAGGCTGCAGAACATGCCAAGAGGTTTGTAAGGCAAATGCCGTCGAATACGACCAAAAGGACAGCGAAATAACCCTGAAAGTCGGCGCAGTGATCTTGGCGCCAGGCTTTGAACCCTTCGACGCAAGACTCAAAAGCGAGTATGGTTATGGCAGGTATGCAAACGTCGTCACAAGCATAGAGTTTGAACGCATACTGAGTGCTTCCGGTCCTTATGGCGGAATTGTTTTAAGGCCCTCGGATGGCGAGATTCCGCGTAGACTTGCCTTCGTCCAGTGTGTGGGTTCTCGTGATGCCCAGCTTGGAAACCTTTATTGTTCGGCTGCTTGCTGCATGTACAGCATTAAGGAGGCAATAATAGCTAAAGAACATGTTCCAACAAAGTTAGACTGTACAATATTCTATATGGACATAAGGGCTTACGGCAAGGAATTTGACGCTTATTATAAGCGCGCTCAAGAGGAGTATGGCATACGCTTTGTGCGTTCGAGGGTTGCAAGCATAACCGAGGATCCTGCAACAGGAAACCTATTCGTCCACTATGTAGGCGAGGATGAAACTCCGAGGATTGAAGAATTCGACATGATTGTGCTTTCCACGGGAATGCAGTCTCCCAAAAACGTGGAGAAATTGGCTGAAGCTTTGGGAATAAAACTTAACAAGTACCGGTTCTGTGAAACAAACACATTTACCCCATTGGAAACTTCAAAGCCCGGGGTTTTCGTTTGCGGAGCTTTCAGCTCACCCAAAGACATTCCGGAAAGCGTTGCCCAAGCAAGCGGCGCAGCGGCAAAAGCCATGGCGATAATCGCTACGGAAAGGGGCAAGCTTGTCGCCGTTAAGGAGTATCCTCCTGAACGGGACGTGAGCCAAGAAGAACCACGCATAGGCGTTTTTATTTGCCACTGCGGCATAAACATCGGCGGCATAGTTCGGGTTCCAGAGGTTGTGGAATACGCTAAAACTCTTCCAAATGTTGTCTATGCTGAAGACAACCTTTACACCTGCTCGGATGACACCCAAAAGCGGATCAAGGAGAAGATTAAGGAGTACAACCTGAACCGTGTTGTGGTAGCTTCATGCACGCCCAGAACACATGAGCCGCTTTTCCGCGAAACTGTCCGCGAGGCAGGCTTAAATCCATATCTATTCGAGATGGCTAACATCCGGGACCAGTGCAGCTGGGTGCACATGCATGAGCCAGACAAGGCGACGGAGAAAGCCAAAGACCTTGTCCGCTCGGTTGTTGCTAAGGCTAGACTACTTAAGCCTCTGAAGAACCCTACGGTAAACGTTACACCGGTAGCTCTTGTTATAGGTGGCGGCGTAGCCGGAATGACTGCAGCATTGGAGTTGGCAAATCAAGGGTTTGAAATTCACCTTGTTGAACGCGAGAAAGAGCTTGGTGGACACTTGCGGAAAATCTATTACTTGTTGGAGGGTGAAGATCCGCAGGAGCACTTGCGGAGACTTGTTAGGGCTGTTATGGAAAACAAGCTTATTCACGTTTACCTAGGCGCTGAGGTTGTTGATGTAAGCGGGTTCGTAGGCAACTTCAAATCAAGGATTAGGCTAGGCAGCGGTGAAGAAAAACAGATCGAGCACGGTGTGGTTATCGTTGCCACGGGTGCTGTTGAATACAAGCCCAAAGAATACTTGTATGGCCTGGATCCCCGCGTCTTAACCCAACATGAGTTGGAGGAGAAAATAGCCAAAGGCGAGTTTAACGCTAAAAAAGTAGTTATGATCCAATGTGTAGGCGCAAGAAACGAGGAACACCCCAACTGTGCACGGATATGCTGTGGACAAGCCATCAAAAACGCTTTGAAAATCAAAGAGTTAAACCCTGACGCTGAAGTTTATGTCCTCTACAAGGATGTTAGGAGCTACGGATTCAAAGAGGAGTATTACCGGGAAGCCACTGCCAAAGGCGTGCTCTTCATAAACTATTCGGATGAGAGAAAACCAAAAGTATCTAATGATGGTGGCGAACTGAAAGTTTCCTTCTATGAACCGGTGTTAAAGCAGGAAATCCAAATCGAACCGGACATTGTTGTTTTAAGTGTTGCAACCATTCCGAACCCAGATAACAAGCGCGTAGCCGAAATGCTCAAAGTACCATTGACAAAGGACGGCTTCTTCCTAGAAGCTCACATGAAACTTCGCCCAGTTGACTTCCAGACGGACGGTGTTTTCCTATGCGGAATGGCACACTCACCAAAATATATTGAAGAAAGCATTTCTCAAGCGTGTGCTGCAGCGGCACGGGCAGCTACCATATTGTCAAAGAAAGCTCTTGAAATGGAAGGAATCGTGGCAAATGTGAATGAAGATTTATGTAGTGGATGTAGAATCTGTGAATTTCTATGTCCCTACGGAGCGATTGAAATGCTAGAAAAGGAAGAAAAGGTAGTCGCACACGTGATTGAAGCTCTTTGTAAGGGCTGCGGCGCATGTGGCACCGCGTGCCCAACAAAGGCAATAGTTCTCGGTCACTTTACAACGGAGGAAATCCTCGCCCAGGTTAGGGCAGTCCTGCGAGAGGTGGAGGTGGCGGCTAAATGAGCGAAGTCCAAAAGGATTTCGAACCGAAAATTGTCGGTTTCCTCTGCAACTGGTGTTCTTATGCAGGCGCGGACCTAGCTGGCGTAAGTCGAATTCAGTATCCTCCGAACATCCGTATTATCCGTGTCATGTGCAGCGGTAGAGTCGATCCAGCGTTTATCCTTGAAGCCTTAAAAAACGGCGCCGATGGTGTTCTGGTGGCTGGTTGCCACCTACCGTCCGATTGTCACTATCTTAGTGGTAATTTTAAGGCTTTGCGAAGGGTAACGCTATTAAAGAAGGTGCTTAAAGATTTTGGGATAGAACCCGAACGTGTGCGGTTGGAGTGGGTCTCCGCTAGTGAGGGAGACAAATTCGCGGCCGTAGTTCGGGACATGGTTGAACAAATCAAGAAGCTTGGTCCAAACCCGTTGAAAATGGAGGCGAAGAAATGAGCGAAAAAAGTGTGGTTCGCGAATATACACCACCAGTGATTAAAGCTGAAGAGCTTGATCCCAAATTCAAGTATAAAATGAGCAGGATGCATGGCGCAGAAAAAATTATGGCGTGTTTCCAGTGTGGCACGTGCACAGCTGACTGCCCCATTGCCAGATTCAGTGAATTTTATCGGCCGCGTCGCATAGCCCGCATGGTTCAGCTAGGCTTGAAGGATAGGCTTCTGTTAGATAAGGCTTTGTGGCTTTGCTCCTCATGCTTCACATGTGTAGATCATTGCCCTCAAGGCGTGGAAATAGCTGGCATAGTTCGCGTTCTACGGAATATGGCAGTAGCAGAAAAGAATATTCTGCCACTTGTTTATAAGGAGTTGGCAACGAATTTGATGAAGAGCGGCTTTGTCTATGAAATTCCAGAATCAAGACTTCAAAAGCGTGTTGAGCAGGGATTGCCGCCGTTGCCCAAGCCTAACGTAAGCGAGGTTATGAAAATTTTCGAGGTTACTGGTTCCGCAAGCTTGATTGAAAAGGTTCAAACCATTGCAAGGGTGGAGAGTAAATGAGCAACCCCAAATATTTGCTGTTTCCGGGTTGTGTGATCCCGTATAGGCTTTCAAGCTACGAGATTTCAGCAAGAAAAGTGCTTGCAAAACTTGGCGTTGAAATTGTGGAGATGCCCGAATACAACTGTTGCGGCTATCCCATGGATGTTATAAACCATGATTTAATGTTGACTTTGGCTGCGAGAAACCTTTGCATAGCTGAGAAAGCAGGCTTACCGATAATGACGCTTTGCAATGGCTGCTTCTGTAGTCTAAACGAAACCAACAAACTATTGAAGGAGGACAAGAAGCTTCGGGAAAAAATTAACGGATACTTGAAAGAAATAGGTATGGAATTTAAAGGCACAACTGAGGTTAAGCATATACTCTACGTGCTTTCTGAGGACGTTGGTTTCGAGAAAATAAAGAATTCTGTCGTTAAACCCTTAACTGGTATTCGTGTAGCCCAGCACAGTGGATGCCACGTTTTAAGACCCCGCAGATATGTAGGGCGAGACGACCCTGAAAATCCAACAACTCTCAAAGAGCTGATTAGACTGACTGGGGCTGAATGCTTAGACTATATGGATGAAACTGAATGCTGTGGAAACCCGGTTATAGGCGTTAACGAAGACGTACCTTTCCAGATGGCTAAGGAGAAGCTTGAACATGTACGGGCGGTTGGTGCCCAAGCGCTTATAACTATCTGCCCCTTCTGCCACATCATGTTCGACCTAAACCAGCCCAGAATTGAAAGAGCCTTTAACGAAAAATTCAATCTGCCAGTCCTCCATTACCCGCAGCTTCTAGGGTTAGCCATGGGCTTTTCGCCGGATGAGCTAGCCCTAGGCGAGCTTAGAGTCAAGCCTACCGAATTGTTAGGCTTAATCAAGTAGGTGAGAGATATGGCAAAACAGAAGTTAAAGTTCGCCTTTTACTGGGCGGCAAGCTGTGGTGGATGTGAAATCGCTGTTCTAGACATAAACGAGAAAATCTTGGACGTGGTGCAAATTGCCGATATAGTATTCTGGCCTGTTGCCATAGACATCAAATATAAGGATGTGGAAAGTATGCCCGACAAGTACATTGACGTGTGCTTCTTTAACGGTGGAATCCGTAACAGCGAACAAGAACACATGGCAAAGCTTCTTAGACAAAAATCAAAGATTCTAGTTGCCTATGGCGCATGTGCTCACCTCGGTGGCGTGCCTGGGCTGGCCAACCTCCATAATAAGAAGGAAATCTTCGAAAAAGTCTATACTCAAACCTTTTCAACGCATAATCCAAATGGGGTTTTTCCCCAGCCTAAAGTGCAAGTGAAAGAAGGTGTGCTGGAAATCCCAGAGTTTTACGACACTGTGCGAACTCTTGACCAGACGGTGAACGTTGACTATTATGTTCCAGGTTGTCCCCCAGCAGTTGAACGAACAATATTCGCATTGGAAGCTATAGCCAAAGGAGACCTGCCGCCTAAAGGCTCGGTACTAGCACCGTTAAAGTCTGTGTGCGATGATTGCCCCAAAAAGAAGGAAAATAAGAAAATCTCACGTATATACCGCGTCTACGAAAAGATTCCGGATCCGGAAAGATGCCTATTGGAACAGGGAATAATTTGCATGGGACCTGCTACAAGAGGTGGATGTGGCGCCAGATGCTTGAAGGCTGATATGCCTTGCACTGGTTGCGGTGGGCCTTGTCCAAACGCTCCGGAGCAAGGTGCTGCCATGATTAGCGCTTTAGCGTCCATTCTTGGCCTAGAAGAGGAGAAGGAGAAGTACACAGAGGAAGAGGTTGAAAAGCTGATTGACCAGATAAAAGATCCCGTTGGAACCTTCTACATGTATGCTTTACCAGCCTCAATTTTGAGGAGGAAGGTGATCCGCGAATGAAGGAAATTATCATAGACCCAATCACGAGACTTGAAGGTCATGGCAAAATAGCCATATTCCTAAACGATGCGGGCGAAGTTGAAAACGCCTATTTGCAGATTCCAGAGCTCCGCGGCTTCGAAAAGTTCTGCATTGGACGCAAAGCCGAAGATTTGCCTATCATAACGCCACGTATATGCGGTGTGTGTCCTGTTGCACACCACATGGCTAGCGCCAAAGCATTGGATGCTGCTTTCAATGTTGAACCACCTTCCGCTGCCAAGAAACTAAGGGAACTCATGTATTGTGGCTACTATATTTATGACCACACTTTGCACTTCTATTATCTAGGTGGACCAGACTTCGTTGTCGGACCGGATGCACCACCAGAGAAACGCAACATTTTAGGCGTTATTGAGAAGGCTGGATTAGAGATTGCTAAAGAAGTTATTAAGCATAGGGCTTACGGCCAACGGATAACTGAACTCATTGGTGGAAAGGCAACACACCCTGTCTGCGGACTGCCGGGTGGGGTTTCTAAACCTCTAAACGAAGAGAATAGACAAGAAATTGAGAAGATGGTGAAATCCTCTATCGAGTTTGCAAAGCTTTCGTTGAAACTTCTCCATAATATTGTCTTGGAAAACAGCAAATACGTGGAGTTGATTAAAAGCGACGTTTACGCGCTGCGCACCTATTACATGGGCTTGGTGGACGAACACAACAAGGTGAACTTTTACGACGGTAAAATCCGCGTCGTAGATCCCAACGGCAAAGAGTTCGTGAAGTTTGAGGCTAAAAACTATTTAGAGCATATTGTTGAGCATGTGGAGCCATGGACTTATGTGAAGCTTCCATACCTTAAGAAGGTTGGATGGAAAGGCTTTGTGGACGGACCTGAAAGTGGCATCTACCGTGTCGGCCCCCTTGGAAGACTCAATGCTGCAGACGGCATGGCAACACCCCTAGCCCAAGCAGAATATGAACGAATGTACAAGACTTTGGGCGGCAAGCCAGTGCACTCCACTCTGGCTTATCACTGGGCTAGGCTTATTGAGCTTCTGTACGCAGCTGAGAGGGCTTTAGAGCTTGTTAAGGATCCAGAGATTACAAGTGCTAATGTGAGGAGCAAGCCTGGCAAACCCGGCGAGGGCGTTGGCGTGGTGGAAGCATGCAGGGGCACTTTGATTCACCACTATGTTTTGGACGAGAATGCGCTGGTTAAGGACGTCAACTTGATTGTGGCCACAGTTAACAATGCACCCTCAATTAATATGTCTGTGCGGAATGCTGCCAAGGGTTTGATTCACGGAGGTAAAGTTGACCAAGGCTTGCTTAACATGGTGGAGATGGCTTTTAGGGCTTACGATCCATGTTTCGGTTGCGCAACCCACTTCGCTTTTGGACAAATGCCACTAACCATAGAAATCTACGACAGAGAAGGAAAGCTCATCAAAAAAGTGCAAAGATAAACACTTCATTTTCCCAGTTTCTTTCTTTTGGAGTTTGCCACTTGACAATGAAATACTCAATTAAGAAAAAGTTGAAGGAATGGCTTTCAAACGCCGAAAAAGTTGTTGTAGCAGGTGTTGGAAATCCTATTCGTATGGACGATTTTATCGGAGTGAAAATTGTTCGCGATCTTTATGGAAGGGTCTCCAAAGAAGTTCTTTTGATCGAGTGTGAAACCGTTCCGGAGAGTTATATCCAGCAAATAGTGGACTTTAATCCAACTCATATCTTGCTTATAGACGCCGCTGTTATGGGTTTGAAGCCTGGCGAATGTCGCCTCGTTAGACCGGAACATCTTAAAGTTTTTTCGGCTATTTCAACTCATGCACTTCCATTACGGGTGTTCTGCGATTATCTTGCAAAAACAACAAAAGCTAAGATAGCTCTCCTTCTAATAGAACCAAAGCAAACAGACTTCGGTGAAGAACTTTCCACGGAAATTGCAACTTCAGAAGAAGAAATAGTGAACCTCTTGCTCAGCATTCTTCCCTAGAACTTCATTATGTATTTAAAATCCGGAAAAATAAGAATGGGTAGAGGAAGGTGATGTTTATGGTGTCGTCGAAGTTTTTAATGCTTCTTGGAAGAGCTTCTTTGTGGCTGTTATTCGGGCCTTCTGGGCCAGCACGTCCGCCGTAACCAAGTCCAAAGCTTCTTCTGGACACCACTTGACACATTGAGGACCATCGGGCTTATCTTTGCAGAGGTCGCAGACGAAAACTACTTTCTTTTCTGGATGAAGCATGATTGCTCCATAATCACATGCTTCTATACACCATCCGCAGCCGTTGCATTTGTCCTCATCCACCAGTATTGTGCCATTCTCCTCAGACTGAGTTAACGCGTCTCTAGGGCAAGCAGCTACACATGGCGGGTCCTCGCAAAGCCTACATGTAATAGAAACATTGACAAGCGGGTTAAGCCTAACAACCCTTATACGGGATTTTAATGGATTGAAAGCTTTCTCCTTGTTCCAAGCGCAAATGTATTCGCAGACTTGGCAGCCAACACACTTGTCCGGGTCAACTGAAACAAACTTTCTTTCATGAATCTTGACCATTCATAATGCCTCCTAGGCTTTCTGGATCTTTGCCTCCACAATTGGGATTAGGTCGTCCATGCCCAAGGCTTTGAGTTTTTCGGGTGTTGGTACACCATCCCTAGTCCAACCTCGTGCCTCGTAGTAATCGTCTAACATTAATTCAAGTTCTTCTTGGGTGACGTAGGCGCCCTTTGATGGGCCTTCGTCTGGAATCGGTACATTCATGACTTTCCATGGAAGTGTGTCGTCCTTTCTGCCCAAGCCTTCCCGCACGTTGATGACTCTGGCAAGGTTGTTTATCCGCTCGCCTTTCAAACGCATTTCTTCAGGTGTTGTTTCCCAACCGGTTACAAGCGTGTAGAGCTTGGCTAGGTCTTCGAACTCCTTGTAGTAGGTGCCTCTTGAGAACTTGCAAATAATCATTGAGTCAATAACTGTGTAAACATCTTCAATGTCCTTAACGGCTTTAGCCCTGCCCTTCTCGTACTTTAACCTGTTAAATTTGCCCTTCACGTCGAAGGCGTAAGACCCATGTCTGTTGTGGTCTGCGCCTCGGAAAGACACAGCGAAACCTAAAGCAGCAGTCTTCAAACAGCGCAGGTCATAACCGGTAACTTCAACGCCCTTAATGTGTTGGGCAAGTTTCTCGGCGCCCTTGCCAATTTTCTCAGCGGCAAACTTTACGCCTTCCGCTAAAATGTCGCCTATACCCTCTCTTTTACCGATTTTTTCAATAAGCTTCACCAAGGCTTCATGGTTGCCGAAACTGGCTTCAATACCATCTGTATCTTTAATTGTTAAGATGCCGTTCTCAAAGCAGTCCATGGCGAAGCCAACAATTACGCCGGCGCTGATAGAGTCTATACCATAATAGTTGCAAAGTTCGCTGCCCTTGATGATAGCATCGAGGCGGTCAACTCCACAGTAGGGTCCCATAGCCCATAATGGTTCATACTCAACCCTTGCCATGGCACCTTTATATGGGCCCTCATTGACAACGCAGACGTGCTCACACCTCATGGCGCACGAACTGCAACCTATGATCTTTGCTACATATCTATCGTTTAAGTATTCGCCGCTCACTTTCTCTGCAGCCTCAAAATGTG
This genomic window contains:
- a CDS encoding FAD-dependent oxidoreductase, with protein sequence MEKSSQQEIRKLPPCRAACPAHVNVQAYVALIQRGKFKEAVEVIRRDMPFPAICGRVCFSPCEDACARVNLDQAVAIRALKRLVADIEREQGRVIAEPVPKKYSEKVAIVGAGPAGLAAAYELAKLGYYVTVFERMSEPGGMMRHCIPDFRLEKFVVANEIAYIKDIGVEIKTGVEFGKDITIESLKRNGYKAIFLAIGTQLGMKLNVPGEDLEGVINAVDFLRAIALGKEIVVGERVAVIGGGNTAIDAARTAKKLGAKEVMILYRRSREEMPALPHEVELAEKDGIKFYFLVAPKQIIGENGKVKAVECLRMRLGEPDESGRRRPIPIAFSEHRYEVDMVVPALGQIVETSVLPPELLSKDKRGPPLQVDPLTLETNIPGVFAGGDVATGPASIIEAVGAGKRAAVSIHRYLRGEDLRKNRDEKKIEETTWVKDWRLLDKKERRYYAPIEKPHLSFEEAKLYLEKLKRQARFEAYRCLGCGPCAECLAGMELCEGDKAVVDEGKCVGCNVCAVVCPVGAVKKNVKGVAQVNEELCKGCGLCAARCPERAISMQKLSNEQILSMVLTALER
- a CDS encoding hydrogenase iron-sulfur subunit, with product MNPNSNPPKIVCFMCNWAFCEEEMRIPYNVNIIRVMCVGRIDPALVLETFANGAEGVMLVGCKPPDCHFVDGNLHAKLAVKLLSKLLSLAGLEPERLKLLLVSPLEDKDFSYYAKEFSEEVWKLGSSPLNKEEIAANLTAAKEAASAFRLRVLLGREEELTDFANAYGEKILKGEFDALMDDVIKAEFIRYKIHYLTRIKPRSVKELAQILGLKPSTVLRHITNMRRKGMIALDRVEGYTPLYKALEVR
- a CDS encoding CoB--CoM heterodisulfide reductase iron-sulfur subunit A family protein, with product MVNEKVGAVLVVGGGVAGIQAALDLADSGFKVYMVDQSPSIGGVMAQLDKTFPTNDCSMCILAPKLVAAGRHPNISLITNSEVLGLRGEAGNFEVKIRKRSRYINENKCNGCGLCAQKCPVEAIDTYNKGLTDRSAVYVEFPQAVPLRYKIDREKCIGCRTCQEVCKANAVEYDQKDSEITLKVGAVILAPGFEPFDARLKSEYGYGRYANVVTSIEFERILSASGPYGGIVLRPSDGEIPRRLAFVQCVGSRDAQLGNLYCSAACCMYSIKEAIIAKEHVPTKLDCTIFYMDIRAYGKEFDAYYKRAQEEYGIRFVRSRVASITEDPATGNLFVHYVGEDETPRIEEFDMIVLSTGMQSPKNVEKLAEALGIKLNKYRFCETNTFTPLETSKPGVFVCGAFSSPKDIPESVAQASGAAAKAMAIIATERGKLVAVKEYPPERDVSQEEPRIGVFICHCGINIGGIVRVPEVVEYAKTLPNVVYAEDNLYTCSDDTQKRIKEKIKEYNLNRVVVASCTPRTHEPLFRETVREAGLNPYLFEMANIRDQCSWVHMHEPDKATEKAKDLVRSVVAKARLLKPLKNPTVNVTPVALVIGGGVAGMTAALELANQGFEIHLVEREKELGGHLRKIYYLLEGEDPQEHLRRLVRAVMENKLIHVYLGAEVVDVSGFVGNFKSRIRLGSGEEKQIEHGVVIVATGAVEYKPKEYLYGLDPRVLTQHELEEKIAKGEFNAKKVVMIQCVGARNEEHPNCARICCGQAIKNALKIKELNPDAEVYVLYKDVRSYGFKEEYYREATAKGVLFINYSDERKPKVSNDGGELKVSFYEPVLKQEIQIEPDIVVLSVATIPNPDNKRVAEMLKVPLTKDGFFLEAHMKLRPVDFQTDGVFLCGMAHSPKYIEESISQACAAAARAATILSKKALEMEGIVANVNEDLCSGCRICEFLCPYGAIEMLEKEEKVVAHVIEALCKGCGACGTACPTKAIVLGHFTTEEILAQVRAVLREVEVAAK
- a CDS encoding hydrogenase iron-sulfur subunit; its protein translation is MSEVQKDFEPKIVGFLCNWCSYAGADLAGVSRIQYPPNIRIIRVMCSGRVDPAFILEALKNGADGVLVAGCHLPSDCHYLSGNFKALRRVTLLKKVLKDFGIEPERVRLEWVSASEGDKFAAVVRDMVEQIKKLGPNPLKMEAKK
- a CDS encoding 4Fe-4S dicluster domain-containing protein, whose translation is MSEKSVVREYTPPVIKAEELDPKFKYKMSRMHGAEKIMACFQCGTCTADCPIARFSEFYRPRRIARMVQLGLKDRLLLDKALWLCSSCFTCVDHCPQGVEIAGIVRVLRNMAVAEKNILPLVYKELATNLMKSGFVYEIPESRLQKRVEQGLPPLPKPNVSEVMKIFEVTGSASLIEKVQTIARVESK
- a CDS encoding CoB--CoM heterodisulfide reductase iron-sulfur subunit B family protein, coding for MSNPKYLLFPGCVIPYRLSSYEISARKVLAKLGVEIVEMPEYNCCGYPMDVINHDLMLTLAARNLCIAEKAGLPIMTLCNGCFCSLNETNKLLKEDKKLREKINGYLKEIGMEFKGTTEVKHILYVLSEDVGFEKIKNSVVKPLTGIRVAQHSGCHVLRPRRYVGRDDPENPTTLKELIRLTGAECLDYMDETECCGNPVIGVNEDVPFQMAKEKLEHVRAVGAQALITICPFCHIMFDLNQPRIERAFNEKFNLPVLHYPQLLGLAMGFSPDELALGELRVKPTELLGLIK
- a CDS encoding oxidoreductase is translated as MAKQKLKFAFYWAASCGGCEIAVLDINEKILDVVQIADIVFWPVAIDIKYKDVESMPDKYIDVCFFNGGIRNSEQEHMAKLLRQKSKILVAYGACAHLGGVPGLANLHNKKEIFEKVYTQTFSTHNPNGVFPQPKVQVKEGVLEIPEFYDTVRTLDQTVNVDYYVPGCPPAVERTIFALEAIAKGDLPPKGSVLAPLKSVCDDCPKKKENKKISRIYRVYEKIPDPERCLLEQGIICMGPATRGGCGARCLKADMPCTGCGGPCPNAPEQGAAMISALASILGLEEEKEKYTEEEVEKLIDQIKDPVGTFYMYALPASILRRKVIRE
- a CDS encoding Ni/Fe hydrogenase subunit alpha, giving the protein MKEIIIDPITRLEGHGKIAIFLNDAGEVENAYLQIPELRGFEKFCIGRKAEDLPIITPRICGVCPVAHHMASAKALDAAFNVEPPSAAKKLRELMYCGYYIYDHTLHFYYLGGPDFVVGPDAPPEKRNILGVIEKAGLEIAKEVIKHRAYGQRITELIGGKATHPVCGLPGGVSKPLNEENRQEIEKMVKSSIEFAKLSLKLLHNIVLENSKYVELIKSDVYALRTYYMGLVDEHNKVNFYDGKIRVVDPNGKEFVKFEAKNYLEHIVEHVEPWTYVKLPYLKKVGWKGFVDGPESGIYRVGPLGRLNAADGMATPLAQAEYERMYKTLGGKPVHSTLAYHWARLIELLYAAERALELVKDPEITSANVRSKPGKPGEGVGVVEACRGTLIHHYVLDENALVKDVNLIVATVNNAPSINMSVRNAAKGLIHGGKVDQGLLNMVEMAFRAYDPCFGCATHFAFGQMPLTIEIYDREGKLIKKVQR